The following DNA comes from Chloroflexota bacterium.
CCACACCTGCTGATGCTGTCCGGCATTGGCGACTCGGCGGAACTCGAAGGCGTGGGCATTCCGATCGTGCGTCATCTGCCCGGCGTAGGCAAGAACCTGCGCGACCATCCCGCCGTCCACGCGCGCTGGCGCTGCAAGCCGGACTTCCCCGTGCCGCCCGAAGGCGTCGGCGCGCAGAAGGTCGCGCTGCGCTACACCGCCGAAGGTTCGCCGCTGCGCAACGATATGATAAAGATAATGCGCTTCAACTCCGACGAGCGGCTGCTCATCATGTCGGTCGGCATATATTTGGCGCGGTCGGCGGGTGAAATGCGCATCGTGTCGGCAGACCCGAAAGTGCAGCCGGCACTCGAGTACAATTACCTCAGCGACCCTTTCGACCTAGAGCGACTGCGCGGCGGCGTTCGCTTGGCGCACCGGCTCGCCGAGCATCCCGAACTCGCGCAGATAATCGACTCGCCGGACGAGCCGACACACGAGCAGCTGGAATCGGACGACGCGCTAGACGACTGGATGCGCCGCACTGTCGCCACGATGCACCACATATCCTGCACCTGCAAGATGGGCGCGGCGTCCGATCCGATGGCAGTCGTTGACCAGCACGGGCGCGTTCATGGCGTCGCCGGGCTGCGTGTCGCCGATGCGTCCATAATGCCCGACTGCCCGCGCGCGAACACGAATGTGACCACGATGATGATCGGCGAGCGCGTAGCGGACTTCATCAAAGACGGCGAATGACATCACTATCCTATCAATCCAATCCTGTCTGTCCTGTCAAGACGATTTCACGAATGCAATTTATCCTGTCATTTCTCGCTTCGCTCGAAATCTAAAGTCGGGAACAGGTTCACAGGCAATGACTTCAGATTCCTCATTGCGTTCGGAATGACAGCATTAGGGATTTGTGAGATCGTATCATCCTGTCAGGTTAATACATGCTGCAACATTTCAAGCACCTATACAGCGATGACATACGCGAAGATGCCCAGCGTCGGTTCGGGCTGACGCCGGTGTCGCGCGATGTATTGCCGGACGCAAGCCATAGCTATGTATATGATTGCGAGCGCGACGACGCGGCGTACATCCTGAAGATTACGCACACCATCCATCGGCAGCCGCACAACATCCACGGCGAGGTCGAGTTCATCAACTTCCTTGCAGACGGCGGCGTAACCACTCCACGCGCCATATCGTCGCTCGCGGGCAATCTCGTGGAGACGATAGCGGCAGACGACGGCGAATTTGTCGTGGCAGCGTTCGAGAAAGCGGACGGCGCGTTGGTTGATTGGCGCGCCTGGACGCGGGAGATGTTCGAGCAGTGGGGCGCCGTTATCGGCAAAATGCACGCGCTGACGAAGGGATATGAGCCGTCAGACGAAAGCCGGCGCCGGCGATTCTGGCATCAGGACACGGACTGGAACACCGAAGCCGAAGTGTATCTGACACGCCCGACATTCCGTGAAAAGGCGCGGCGCACGCGAGACTGGCTGTTCACGCTGCCCACCGGCAGCGACTGCTTCGGGCTAATCCACTCGGACTTGCACCAGTGGAACTTCTTCTACCACGACGGCAAGGTGCTGCCTTTCGATTTCGACAACACGCACTACGACTGGTTTATCGCGGACTTCACGACGGTGGTGGTCAATGTGGTGCACTGCCAGCAGCACCACTACGCGCGCGGCGAGTACGACCGCTGGACCGCAGGCACGCCAATGAAGGCGGCAGAGTTCCTAGACTACTTCTTCGCACCGTTCATCGAAGGCTACCGGCAACACAACCGGCTAGACGGCGTGTGGCTGCGCCGCATGCCCGCCTTCCTAAACCGCCACTGGCTGACATTCCTAACCGATGCCCTGCGCGACCCAAAGTTCGCCGCACTCACGCCTGAACAGCAAGCCGCAACCTTCCCCTGGCGCACCCTATCGCAGTCCTGGGACGAAGTGATGAACGATTACTGGAGCCGGTTTGACTTTGATAGGTATGCTTGAATAGTGGCGGCTGCCTGTGCTTGTAAAGGGTGCCTGCTTGCATTGGGCGATTACTTGCTTGGCTAAACCATCGTGGTCTTGCAGGCATTTTGCTACCATCCTCTCTATCCTGTGGGACTATTTTGCAAATCCTTAATGTTGTCATTCCGCGCTGTTTTTGTCATTCCGAATGCAGTGAGGAATCTGAAGCATGTCCTCACGAAAGCAGGGATCTTCGCACGCAAACCCGTTTCCGACTTTAGATTTCTCGCTTCGCTCGAAATGACAGGAATAAATTGCATTTGTCAAATCGTCTCATCCCGTCTTTCCTATTGAGCAATTCGTTGAAATTAGGGTATGGGTGATACTGCGCTATCGGAGGTTGGGGGTTATAATGCGCGGATACATCTAGGCAATTGAGACAGCGTAACAGCAGTGGAGACAGGTGAATTGCATGGCTTCGCGCACAGACTATCCCGACATATCTGACTACGGCATTATCAGCGATATGCACTCTTGCGCCCTCGTGTCGTCGGCTGGCTCGGTGGACTGGTGCTGCTTCCCGCGCTTCGACAGCGACGCCATCTTTGGCAGGATTCTCGACTGGGACAGGGGTGGCTATTTCAAGAT
Coding sequences within:
- a CDS encoding phosphotransferase, with protein sequence MLQHFKHLYSDDIREDAQRRFGLTPVSRDVLPDASHSYVYDCERDDAAYILKITHTIHRQPHNIHGEVEFINFLADGGVTTPRAISSLAGNLVETIAADDGEFVVAAFEKADGALVDWRAWTREMFEQWGAVIGKMHALTKGYEPSDESRRRRFWHQDTDWNTEAEVYLTRPTFREKARRTRDWLFTLPTGSDCFGLIHSDLHQWNFFYHDGKVLPFDFDNTHYDWFIADFTTVVVNVVHCQQHHYARGEYDRWTAGTPMKAAEFLDYFFAPFIEGYRQHNRLDGVWLRRMPAFLNRHWLTFLTDALRDPKFAALTPEQQAATFPWRTLSQSWDEVMNDYWSRFDFDRYA